One window of Inquilinus sp. KBS0705 genomic DNA carries:
- a CDS encoding PAS domain S-box protein — protein sequence MSPDQFKELYISLFNQTETPICVVKADAPQFTVIAVNNSFKASTSTDITGMIGKGVFDIYRPYDEQSTKQFDLIKNALGNCLQEKRPVRLPVLHFDVINDGLEATQRTYWQFELNPVLDGSNIVEYIMCVTRNVTEQENNKNLIAQAGQREEALLIQLKTVNEELEFANAKLKQTVTELSTSKDELHQLNNQLEDRVYTRTQQLAASEAKFKSILNFIPQIAWTSSVDGNVTFYNNRWYEYTGLNFEQTKSWGWKEVIHPDDIEYNLSAYAAILKNDIAGEFEIREKRHDGVYKWHLVRIEPLRNAEGKIELWIGTATDIQELKDEQQKKDDFISIASHELKTPLTALSATLQYLNQKKDNSLHTSTTKLISQANKSMVKVETLITRLLNASQINSKGLKLNKTWFSLLECVQENIADLAAIYKRQIIINGQDVTIYADEFQIGQVVVNLISNAIKYSPAISEVLVDVSTEETKVKLSVTDYGTGISEDQQPLLFDRYFRGHGNEVQYSGIGLGLYICSKVIAEHEGNIGVNSQLGKGSTFWFTLPL from the coding sequence ATGAGTCCAGATCAGTTTAAGGAATTATATATTTCGTTATTTAATCAAACTGAAACACCTATTTGTGTCGTTAAGGCTGACGCACCGCAATTTACCGTGATTGCTGTAAATAACTCGTTTAAAGCCAGTACATCCACCGATATAACCGGTATGATAGGAAAAGGGGTATTCGACATCTACAGGCCTTACGACGAACAAAGCACTAAGCAATTTGATTTAATAAAGAATGCGCTTGGTAATTGCTTGCAGGAAAAGCGACCCGTTCGGCTACCTGTACTTCACTTCGATGTTATCAATGATGGTTTGGAAGCAACCCAAAGAACATATTGGCAATTCGAGTTAAATCCCGTTTTGGACGGCAGTAATATTGTGGAGTATATAATGTGTGTAACCAGGAATGTAACCGAACAGGAAAATAATAAAAACCTGATAGCACAAGCCGGCCAAAGAGAAGAAGCGCTTCTTATACAGTTAAAGACTGTAAACGAAGAACTTGAATTTGCTAATGCGAAACTAAAGCAGACTGTAACGGAACTTAGCACATCAAAAGATGAACTTCATCAATTAAATAATCAACTGGAAGATCGCGTTTATACCAGAACGCAACAATTGGCTGCCAGTGAAGCTAAATTTAAGTCAATTCTAAATTTCATCCCTCAAATCGCCTGGACGAGTTCGGTAGACGGCAATGTGACGTTTTATAATAACCGCTGGTACGAATACACTGGGTTAAACTTTGAGCAAACGAAATCGTGGGGGTGGAAAGAAGTTATTCACCCCGATGATATTGAATATAATTTATCCGCGTATGCTGCTATATTAAAAAATGATATTGCCGGTGAATTTGAGATACGCGAAAAACGCCATGATGGTGTGTACAAATGGCACCTTGTACGAATAGAGCCTTTGAGAAATGCAGAAGGGAAAATAGAGTTGTGGATAGGAACTGCGACAGATATACAGGAATTAAAAGATGAACAACAAAAGAAGGACGATTTTATTAGCATTGCAAGCCACGAATTAAAAACCCCTTTAACTGCATTAAGCGCCACGCTACAATACCTGAATCAAAAAAAAGATAATTCGCTACATACTTCTACTACCAAGCTTATTTCTCAAGCCAACAAAAGTATGGTTAAGGTAGAGACGCTAATAACTCGCCTTTTGAACGCCAGCCAAATAAACTCAAAAGGTCTGAAGCTCAATAAAACATGGTTCAGCCTTTTGGAATGCGTTCAGGAAAATATTGCCGACCTTGCTGCAATATATAAACGTCAGATCATTATTAATGGCCAGGATGTTACTATTTACGCCGATGAATTCCAAATTGGACAAGTAGTAGTCAACCTTATTTCAAATGCTATTAAATATTCTCCTGCTATCTCAGAAGTTCTGGTAGATGTAAGCACCGAGGAAACAAAAGTAAAGTTATCAGTAACCGACTACGGTACAGGAATTAGTGAAGATCAACAACCACTATTATTTGACCGATATTTCAGGGGCCACGGCAACGAAGTGCAATATTCCGGCATCGGGCTTGGATTATATATCTGCTCGAAGGTAATAGCGGAACATGAAGGAAATATTGGAGTTAACAGCCAACTAGGCAAAGGCAGTACTTTTTGGTTTACTTTGCCTTTATAA
- a CDS encoding T9SS type A sorting domain-containing protein, with protein sequence MNYIKPLLKTLFFLALLHTSMASAQTISINFQPSGTSTPSGYKADVGLPYDATRKYGWVDPSTKQPIDLQDNMRLRSGSGDVKQLSLVQMQATTSSQVPGTWEYAVTNGRYRVTVSSGDVGYYDSNNQINVEGLPTISDFTPSSTTKYRTATAVVQVTDGKLTIDATGGVNTKMNYLTFTPATSVTDTESPTVSARLTGTQTSAGVYSNQVKIYVTAKDNGAAGLASLQYSVNGGSYINYKSPLTINIAGTYTLKVKAIDGNKNEKTSTSSFKVTTPKVTGVYMSLKNMDLIPANDVLVFSLIQTPWRRTSPTTTPYNANHDKVKLRVYNKGTGKLNITNLKLSNTVSWKIASVNSDTAVRLPFSVNSKAYSDVVVQYTAKDVGTRVKVLNDTLTITSNDSIAPIKKVNLHGIWQLAGESTNEPYAQQIISAFGYTTNTGYGHDDGDNNGTARVAGSSEVNASYFVQADKSKPVTVYQMAAYHSCCSAVESVKYFAKGSSSTTNLFTHNNLDGQSVIPRLANSSTSPAQGTFNFSGSFGFKIGSSSSDRTQNSNGLIGIRVLKVIDAEGNIVPNAYIFDCDYLGTEYTNYDYQDNVYYIDNIKPESGSAHYSDLACTTSSDVKFASTLTGSTTSVNLALKNTGKQYSDGTSDSEIKLASVEVVGPNASEFSVGALQTSTLAVQGTTQITAKFKPASVGIKNAAILVHYNSASSPLRIPLYGNANNSTSTVSVVKRIKGGADANVTIDNKVFETDKSYRSGSIKLDMQVVKSDVAATDDDQLYQTYLSAATDLAETKYAIPITNGSYLVRMHFVENYWTTPGARVFSIFMEEKQVLSNFDIYNEVGYRQALVKDFKVTISDGVMSVRFVPTANRVAIAGLEIYKVNSTQAAVAMAVAQQPLIEEPKPIAALTVYPNPSLGTYFNINARSLPGNQKAVLNVINSWGRLVQTQAVLIDGDGNLTMQVSMGKTLERGVYIIQLVSESKTLFSKLLVE encoded by the coding sequence ATGAATTACATCAAACCTTTACTTAAGACACTGTTTTTCCTGGCGTTGTTGCATACCAGTATGGCGTCGGCTCAAACTATAAGTATAAATTTTCAACCGAGTGGCACATCAACCCCAAGCGGTTATAAGGCAGATGTAGGATTGCCTTATGATGCCACACGCAAATACGGATGGGTGGATCCCTCTACAAAACAGCCGATAGACCTACAGGATAATATGCGGCTACGCAGTGGTTCCGGAGATGTTAAGCAATTGTCGTTAGTGCAAATGCAAGCTACAACCAGTTCTCAGGTGCCGGGAACTTGGGAGTATGCGGTAACAAACGGCCGTTACCGGGTTACGGTAAGTTCTGGCGACGTGGGATATTACGATAGCAATAACCAGATCAATGTGGAAGGATTGCCCACCATCTCAGATTTCACCCCCAGTTCAACAACAAAATACCGGACAGCCACAGCAGTAGTGCAGGTTACCGATGGTAAACTTACAATTGATGCTACGGGCGGGGTAAACACCAAAATGAATTATTTAACCTTTACACCGGCCACAAGCGTAACAGATACCGAAAGCCCCACTGTAAGTGCCCGGTTAACGGGTACGCAAACTTCAGCCGGTGTTTACAGCAACCAGGTTAAGATTTATGTTACTGCAAAAGATAATGGCGCAGCGGGGCTGGCATCATTGCAGTATTCGGTAAACGGTGGATCGTACATTAATTATAAATCGCCTTTAACTATTAATATAGCAGGCACCTATACGCTAAAAGTAAAAGCAATAGACGGAAATAAGAATGAAAAGACCAGCACATCTAGTTTTAAAGTAACAACACCAAAGGTTACCGGTGTGTACATGTCCTTAAAAAATATGGACCTTATTCCTGCCAATGATGTGTTGGTGTTTTCATTAATACAAACCCCCTGGCGGCGTACAAGTCCCACCACAACTCCGTACAATGCTAATCATGATAAAGTAAAGCTTAGAGTATACAACAAGGGGACGGGCAAATTAAACATTACTAATTTAAAGCTCTCTAATACTGTATCGTGGAAGATAGCATCAGTTAACAGTGATACAGCCGTTAGGTTACCGTTTTCGGTAAATTCAAAAGCTTACAGCGATGTGGTTGTGCAGTACACGGCCAAAGATGTTGGCACCAGGGTAAAAGTACTTAATGATACGCTTACCATCACAAGCAACGATAGTATAGCCCCAATAAAAAAAGTAAACCTGCATGGTATATGGCAGTTAGCGGGCGAAAGCACAAATGAGCCCTATGCGCAGCAAATAATCAGTGCTTTTGGCTATACAACCAACACCGGATACGGGCACGACGATGGAGACAATAATGGAACCGCCCGGGTGGCCGGTTCCAGCGAAGTAAACGCGTCGTACTTTGTACAGGCAGATAAAAGTAAACCGGTTACTGTCTATCAAATGGCAGCTTATCACAGTTGCTGCTCGGCGGTAGAATCTGTAAAATATTTTGCTAAAGGTTCGTCGTCAACAACCAATTTGTTTACACATAACAACCTCGATGGACAATCCGTAATACCAAGGCTTGCTAACTCAAGCACGTCCCCTGCTCAGGGAACATTTAATTTTTCCGGATCTTTTGGATTTAAGATCGGTTCGTCCTCTTCCGACAGAACCCAGAATAGTAATGGGCTCATTGGGATAAGGGTTTTGAAAGTGATAGATGCCGAAGGTAATATTGTCCCCAATGCCTACATTTTTGATTGCGATTATTTAGGTACTGAATATACAAATTACGATTATCAGGATAATGTTTACTACATCGATAATATTAAACCAGAGTCCGGTTCGGCCCACTATTCCGATCTGGCCTGCACCACATCATCCGATGTCAAGTTTGCAAGTACTTTAACAGGCAGCACTACATCTGTCAACCTTGCCCTTAAAAATACCGGTAAGCAATACAGTGACGGGACGAGTGATTCTGAAATTAAGCTGGCCAGCGTAGAGGTAGTTGGCCCTAATGCTTCAGAGTTTTCGGTTGGCGCTTTGCAAACTTCAACGCTTGCTGTTCAAGGCACCACGCAAATAACGGCTAAGTTTAAGCCGGCCAGTGTAGGTATAAAAAATGCGGCTATCCTTGTACATTACAACAGCGCATCGTCACCGCTTCGTATCCCGTTGTATGGCAATGCCAATAATAGCACTTCTACAGTAAGTGTGGTAAAACGAATAAAAGGGGGGGCAGATGCTAATGTGACTATTGATAATAAAGTTTTCGAAACGGATAAAAGCTATCGGAGTGGTTCAATTAAACTGGATATGCAGGTGGTTAAATCAGACGTTGCCGCAACCGATGATGACCAGCTGTATCAAACCTACCTGTCTGCAGCTACCGACTTGGCAGAAACAAAGTATGCGATACCTATAACGAACGGGAGTTACTTGGTACGCATGCACTTTGTAGAAAATTATTGGACAACCCCCGGTGCAAGGGTTTTTAGCATATTTATGGAAGAAAAGCAGGTGCTTTCTAACTTTGACATTTACAATGAAGTAGGTTACCGGCAAGCTTTGGTGAAAGACTTTAAAGTGACCATAAGTGATGGCGTAATGAGTGTAAGATTCGTCCCAACGGCAAACAGGGTTGCAATTGCGGGATTAGAAATATATAAAGTCAATAGTACACAAGCTGCTGTGGCCATGGCTGTTGCTCAGCAACCTTTGATAGAAGAACCAAAACCGATTGCCGCTTTAACTGTGTACCCAAATCCTAGTTTGGGGACTTACTTTAATATTAATGCCCGCAGTTTGCCTGGTAATCAGAAGGCTGTATTAAACGTTATTAATTCCTGGGGACGACTGGTACAAACCCAAGCAGTGTTAATTGATGGGGATGGAAATCTTACCATGCAGGTTTCTATGGGCAAAACCTTAGAACGGGGAGTATATATTATTCAACTTGTCTCAGAATCAAAAACTTTATTCTCAAAGTTACTTGTCGAGTAA
- a CDS encoding helix-turn-helix domain-containing protein — MATEIITKEDLNEFRELLLNDFKAILQGKPTAENTKWLKSYQVKNMLKISPGTLQNLRINGTINYTKIGGILYYKHEDIQRLLEGKNKR, encoded by the coding sequence ATGGCAACAGAAATTATAACAAAAGAAGATCTCAACGAATTCAGAGAACTGCTATTAAACGACTTTAAAGCAATTCTTCAGGGCAAGCCTACTGCCGAAAATACTAAATGGCTCAAAAGTTATCAGGTTAAGAATATGCTGAAGATATCTCCGGGCACGCTTCAGAATCTTCGAATTAACGGGACTATTAATTACACAAAAATTGGCGGGATCCTATATTATAAGCACGAAGACATTCAACGTTTACTTGAGGGCAAAAACAAAAGATAG
- a CDS encoding relaxase/mobilization nuclease — translation MIAVEKFGSNFSGALGYNLKKLHHPDIKQRAEVLATSFSSLSPGIINKEVELIRQLRPALGKYVWHTSLNFSNDEKPWNLTNSKLLDIAFDYMKSMGYDDNQYLIVRHHDAGHPHVHLLVNRIRYDGSVVSDRNNYRKSLSVLRKLEEQYNLIPLAQDNIRSKHQHNLRAGEHSNELTAELFRERTMEPRNRATQRSLTKNEIEKAVRTGIPSDKSLLQAMLEPIIHQKYQSLQEFIKLCEQAGIYLLFNQASTGRISGITYFINDFKIKGQALGNRFKWAELTKFIDYEQDRDRKAISRANDLTKARYGELTTAGKSVEGQTAAGRQPGNAHSNIRANAVERDSQREVSSRNERQPADNRTTDNRFREDSNQAAGSSKDNKSDSYIDTDSNSYTGTDLQSDPGIEIADDIDDEAIHGRNRHRQRKARTNRR, via the coding sequence ATGATCGCAGTTGAAAAATTTGGTTCAAACTTCTCGGGTGCATTAGGTTACAATTTAAAAAAACTGCACCACCCGGATATCAAACAACGTGCTGAGGTTTTAGCCACCAGCTTTTCCTCTCTTTCGCCAGGCATCATTAATAAGGAGGTTGAATTGATCAGGCAATTGCGACCTGCACTCGGGAAATACGTCTGGCACACCAGCCTCAATTTCTCAAACGACGAAAAGCCATGGAATCTAACCAACTCTAAGTTATTGGATATTGCTTTCGACTATATGAAATCCATGGGTTATGATGATAACCAATACCTGATTGTCCGGCACCATGATGCCGGCCATCCACATGTGCATTTATTAGTAAACCGTATCCGTTACGATGGTAGTGTGGTATCCGACAGGAATAATTACCGGAAAAGTTTATCGGTGTTAAGGAAGCTGGAAGAACAATATAACCTCATACCATTAGCACAAGATAACATCCGATCAAAGCATCAACATAACCTTAGAGCCGGCGAACATAGTAATGAGCTAACAGCGGAACTTTTTCGCGAAAGAACAATGGAACCGCGTAACCGCGCAACCCAGCGCTCTCTGACCAAGAACGAAATCGAAAAGGCCGTGCGTACTGGTATTCCTTCAGATAAAAGCCTTTTACAAGCCATGCTGGAGCCGATCATACATCAAAAGTATCAATCCCTTCAGGAATTCATTAAACTTTGTGAGCAAGCAGGGATTTATCTTCTTTTTAACCAGGCCAGTACAGGCAGGATAAGTGGCATAACCTATTTTATTAATGATTTTAAGATAAAGGGCCAGGCATTAGGAAACCGGTTTAAATGGGCGGAGCTAACCAAATTTATCGACTATGAGCAAGACAGAGACCGCAAGGCGATTAGCCGTGCAAACGATCTTACAAAAGCAAGGTACGGCGAACTCACTACAGCCGGAAAATCAGTTGAAGGACAAACCGCAGCAGGAAGACAACCAGGCAATGCTCATTCAAATATTAGAGCAAATGCAGTTGAACGCGACAGCCAGCGCGAAGTATCTTCGCGAAATGAAAGACAACCAGCAGATAATCGCACAACGGATAACCGATTTAGAGAAGACAGTAACCAAGCAGCAGGTAGCTCTAAAGATAATAAGAGCGATAGTTATATTGATACTGATAGCAATAGTTACACTGGTACTGATTTACAAAGCGACCCAGGTATAGAGATAGCCGATGATATTGATGATGAAGCCATCCATGGCAGAAACAGGCACCGTCAAAGAAAGGCAAGAACGAACAGAAGATAA
- a CDS encoding MobC family plasmid mobilization relaxosome protein, whose amino-acid sequence MFLYYRNTCQISILLSPSFASYKRRKMARPKKEKEQKLSKVMVIRLTEGEHKQLEQFSIMCSQHVSVLVRKRLFSGNYPKALTPKITVQLYAELNRIGVNLNQLTKQVNAGKLAVGLLRVLNELSVQQQAIVKHLLDDRS is encoded by the coding sequence ATGTTTCTGTACTACCGAAATACTTGTCAAATAAGCATTTTGCTAAGCCCCAGTTTTGCTTCTTACAAAAGAAGAAAGATGGCCCGGCCAAAAAAAGAAAAAGAACAAAAATTATCGAAAGTAATGGTTATCCGTCTAACCGAAGGCGAGCATAAGCAACTGGAACAATTTAGCATCATGTGCAGCCAGCATGTTTCCGTACTGGTCAGGAAGCGTCTATTCTCTGGAAACTACCCGAAAGCATTGACACCAAAGATCACCGTCCAGCTATATGCTGAACTTAATCGAATAGGTGTAAATCTAAACCAACTCACAAAGCAAGTCAATGCAGGAAAGCTCGCTGTAGGTTTACTCCGTGTTTTAAACGAGCTCTCAGTGCAGCAGCAGGCAATTGTTAAACATTTGTTAGATGATCGCAGTTGA
- a CDS encoding AraC family transcriptional regulator, with protein MKKKEGFDGQEAIALPNKVLEQCEKHPYVNNLYTTWIGYYPKAAFHYRERKAGTEENILIYCTEGSGEAVIDSKKFKICPFEYLIVPAGKMHLYFADADSPWTIYWLHLKGAGANFITEVLYRKMVIGNNKMYSKDEMIGIFKSIYASLQLGYSLENMFFTSINLNHLLKLFLFSDSQETGLNPNKEENFDKVIRFLKDNIERSVSLKEIAAVANLSTAHFCSSFTKITGLSPIEYFNHLKIQKACQLLQFSRHRVNEIAQLVGISDPYYFSRLFTRTMGLSPKEYRQKIDFDNPLIQNPLI; from the coding sequence ATGAAGAAAAAAGAAGGGTTTGACGGTCAGGAAGCTATCGCGCTTCCCAATAAAGTTTTGGAACAATGTGAAAAACACCCCTATGTAAACAATTTATATACAACCTGGATTGGTTATTATCCAAAAGCGGCTTTTCACTACAGAGAACGAAAAGCAGGGACTGAAGAGAATATTTTAATTTATTGCACCGAAGGGTCTGGCGAAGCAGTTATTGACAGTAAAAAATTCAAGATTTGCCCATTTGAATATCTTATCGTTCCGGCAGGAAAGATGCACCTTTATTTTGCGGACGCTGATAGCCCATGGACTATTTATTGGCTCCATTTAAAAGGTGCGGGTGCAAATTTCATTACAGAAGTATTGTACAGGAAAATGGTTATTGGAAACAATAAAATGTATAGTAAGGACGAAATGATCGGAATATTTAAAAGTATATATGCAAGCTTACAACTTGGTTATAGCCTGGAAAATATGTTTTTTACGAGTATAAACTTAAATCACTTGCTGAAGCTTTTTCTGTTTTCGGATAGTCAGGAGACAGGCCTTAACCCAAATAAAGAGGAAAACTTCGATAAGGTCATCCGTTTTTTAAAAGATAACATTGAACGCTCAGTGAGCCTTAAAGAAATAGCAGCAGTAGCAAATTTGTCAACAGCGCATTTTTGCAGTTCTTTCACTAAAATTACAGGCTTATCCCCTATAGAATACTTTAATCATTTAAAGATCCAAAAAGCCTGCCAGTTACTTCAGTTCTCGCGCCATAGAGTAAATGAGATTGCTCAGCTCGTGGGCATTAGTGACCCTTATTACTTTTCCAGGCTTTTCACCCGGACAATGGGTCTTTCTCCCAAGGAATATCGTCAAAAAATTGATTTTGATAATCCGCTAATTCAAAATCCATTGATATGA
- a CDS encoding TonB-dependent receptor, translating to MNNSSTSKKSTRNHSRGERSSFMLLVLFCLFLGFYPGKVSAQTNSKNVSGRVTDSKGQPLAGVSVSLKSTVNGTVTDVKGNFSLSVPTGSATLVFTYVGFATLEEQVSGRDRINVTLSENNSQLNEVVVVGYGTKQKASVTGAISQVDNKVFESRPLTNTLNALQGALPGLTVVRGSGKPGREAYDFQVRGFSSVNGNKPLVLIDGVASSNFTSLNGESNDLGGLNPNDIASVTVLKDASAAIYGARAADGVVLITTKKGLKGKPVINYTGNFGIKQADYLKKMTTTLQLAEMENEALTNVGLTGISDDVFAKIRANAEPDPNGGWLPYLQSYPGFYQTNDWNKILYGTATQQNHNLSISGGGENNNYLFSAGYARDNGIFKYGKDNSNRYNLRMNYDFKISDRIHIETRNSYENVITNDPSQLDGTPSSVARNVRWRWNFLPIFNPQGQYYTYQGYDNPIQELLEGGERTSNLNKFSFNAKADIKIIDGLTLTGQAGVNNSNYNDNAYYTTFNRYNYAGDVESIFNPLNSAYYTNNKNLYQSYSGYLQYDKALGKDHKIGLLVGTSFEKNRDYGTTVNGSNFTGNELFTLNLADQTNAAYTHLNGFDTDWALASYFSRLSYSFRNKFFLDATTRIDGSSKFSSDKRWSAVFPAISAAYNLSEENFIKKLGVIDNFKFRASWGKTGNQDISTFGNYDYIPLVNIGGQYPLGSPNAGAQGAISSISSPNRTWETIETTNLGLDLGFLRNRLTASIDIYRKENKNMLVNAQVPATLGGTPPSQNLGHLVTKGFDLSLGWRDQIGNFKYSITAIVSDSKNKLVELKGNDVLSQGLNYAHQGASLYSYYGYEATGIIQNAQQLENYKKLGNVPANLGVGDMMFKDIDGDGSLTPYGDPVKKSKGDLVNLGSLLPRYTYSSNINLAFKNFDLSVLIQGVGKQVVIRNGDFSIPLSHVWFQPLQYFYGKEWTPQNTNAKYPRLIGGGVGFDNLVNYNWQTSSLLVNNLAYLRFKVITLGYNLPESLTKKLKIAGARIYISGENLFTISKGTWDNSFDPEEGYSRQDDRTYPFTSVKSIGLNIKF from the coding sequence ATGAACAATTCTTCGACTTCAAAAAAAAGCACTAGAAATCATAGCAGGGGGGAGCGATCATCCTTCATGCTACTGGTTTTATTCTGCTTGTTTTTGGGTTTTTACCCTGGCAAGGTAAGCGCCCAAACCAATTCAAAAAATGTTTCGGGCCGTGTGACCGATTCAAAAGGCCAGCCCCTTGCAGGTGTCTCCGTTTCTTTAAAATCTACTGTTAATGGTACAGTAACTGATGTTAAAGGTAATTTCAGCCTGAGTGTTCCGACCGGGTCCGCTACATTGGTTTTCACCTATGTAGGATTTGCTACACTGGAAGAGCAAGTTAGCGGACGTGATCGTATCAACGTAACCTTATCCGAAAATAACTCACAGTTAAATGAGGTGGTTGTCGTAGGCTATGGAACGAAGCAAAAGGCATCGGTTACGGGTGCAATTTCTCAGGTTGATAACAAAGTCTTTGAAAGCAGGCCATTGACAAATACTTTAAATGCCTTACAGGGTGCTTTGCCAGGTTTAACGGTGGTAAGGGGTAGCGGGAAACCGGGCAGGGAAGCTTACGATTTTCAGGTCAGAGGGTTTTCTTCGGTTAATGGAAACAAGCCTCTGGTACTGATAGACGGTGTGGCGAGCAGCAATTTTACGTCATTAAATGGTGAATCCAACGACCTTGGTGGTTTAAATCCTAACGACATCGCCAGTGTGACGGTATTAAAAGATGCTTCCGCGGCAATTTATGGCGCGCGGGCCGCTGACGGGGTAGTACTGATTACGACAAAGAAAGGGCTGAAAGGCAAACCGGTAATTAATTATACAGGCAACTTCGGTATAAAACAGGCCGATTACCTAAAAAAAATGACTACGACACTGCAGTTAGCAGAAATGGAAAATGAAGCCCTCACCAATGTTGGATTGACCGGGATCTCTGACGACGTGTTTGCTAAAATTAGGGCGAACGCAGAGCCTGATCCTAACGGTGGATGGCTTCCTTACCTGCAGAGTTATCCTGGCTTTTATCAAACAAATGACTGGAACAAAATCCTATATGGCACCGCGACACAGCAAAACCATAACCTTAGTATATCAGGGGGAGGGGAAAACAATAATTATCTGTTCTCTGCCGGCTATGCCAGAGACAATGGGATATTCAAATATGGGAAGGACAATTCGAACCGTTATAATTTGCGAATGAACTATGATTTTAAAATTTCTGACAGAATTCATATTGAAACGCGGAATAGCTATGAAAATGTGATCACTAATGACCCCAGCCAGCTGGACGGCACGCCAAGTAGCGTTGCAAGAAACGTAAGATGGCGATGGAACTTTCTTCCGATCTTTAATCCTCAGGGACAATATTATACCTACCAGGGCTATGATAATCCGATACAAGAGTTATTAGAAGGTGGTGAACGGACAAGCAATCTGAACAAATTTTCATTCAATGCGAAAGCTGATATCAAGATCATTGACGGTTTGACACTTACAGGACAAGCCGGGGTAAACAATTCCAATTACAATGACAATGCCTATTATACAACCTTTAACAGATATAATTATGCGGGCGATGTGGAAAGCATTTTTAATCCGCTGAACTCAGCTTATTATACCAACAATAAAAATCTTTACCAGTCTTATTCAGGCTATCTGCAATATGACAAGGCATTGGGCAAAGATCATAAGATAGGGTTACTGGTAGGAACGTCATTTGAAAAAAACAGGGATTATGGCACTACGGTTAACGGATCAAATTTTACTGGCAATGAATTATTTACCCTAAACCTTGCTGATCAGACTAATGCTGCTTATACACATTTAAATGGCTTCGATACGGATTGGGCGCTTGCTTCGTATTTTAGCCGTTTAAGTTACTCATTCAGAAATAAGTTCTTTTTAGACGCCACAACCCGTATTGACGGAAGTTCAAAATTTTCCAGTGATAAACGCTGGAGTGCTGTATTCCCAGCCATTTCAGCAGCGTACAATTTATCGGAGGAAAACTTCATCAAAAAATTAGGGGTCATTGACAACTTCAAATTTAGGGCGTCGTGGGGAAAAACCGGTAACCAGGATATAAGCACATTTGGGAACTATGACTATATTCCTTTAGTTAACATTGGCGGACAATACCCGCTCGGATCGCCTAATGCAGGTGCTCAGGGCGCGATATCCAGCATTTCGTCGCCAAATCGTACCTGGGAAACTATTGAAACCACGAATTTAGGTTTGGATCTAGGGTTTTTGAGGAATCGCTTAACAGCCAGTATCGATATTTATCGAAAAGAAAACAAGAATATGTTAGTGAATGCACAGGTTCCTGCTACATTAGGCGGTACGCCGCCGAGCCAGAACCTCGGACATTTGGTTACGAAGGGGTTTGATTTATCATTAGGCTGGCGTGATCAGATCGGAAACTTTAAATATAGCATCACCGCTATTGTAAGTGACAGCAAAAATAAACTTGTTGAGCTAAAAGGTAATGATGTTTTATCACAAGGCTTAAATTATGCTCACCAGGGTGCTTCACTTTACAGCTATTATGGTTACGAGGCTACCGGAATTATTCAGAACGCTCAGCAGCTTGAAAATTATAAAAAACTGGGCAATGTGCCTGCTAATCTCGGTGTTGGTGATATGATGTTCAAAGATATCGATGGTGACGGTTCGTTAACTCCATATGGCGACCCGGTAAAAAAATCAAAAGGTGATCTTGTTAACCTTGGAAGTTTGTTGCCCCGGTATACCTATTCTTCGAATATCAATTTGGCCTTCAAGAATTTTGATCTTTCTGTTCTCATACAGGGTGTAGGAAAGCAAGTTGTCATTCGAAACGGAGACTTCAGCATTCCATTAAGCCATGTTTGGTTCCAGCCTCTTCAATATTTTTATGGTAAGGAATGGACGCCCCAAAATACGAATGCAAAATATCCCAGGTTAATCGGTGGTGGAGTTGGTTTCGACAATTTGGTAAATTATAACTGGCAAACATCTTCTTTACTCGTGAATAACCTTGCCTACCTGCGCTTTAAGGTAATTACGCTTGGTTACAATTTACCGGAGTCTTTAACGAAAAAGCTAAAAATTGCCGGTGCGCGAATTTATATAAGCGGGGAAAATCTATTTACAATTTCCAAAGGAACATGGGATAATTCATTTGATCCGGAAGAAGGTTATTCACGTCAGGATGATCGGACATATCCTTTCACTTCTGTAAAATCAATTGGATTAAACATTAAATTTTAA